The genomic region GGGGGCTGCCAACTTCATCACCCCGACCATCGGCGGGATCACCGTCACCCTCGCCCCGTTGCTGCTCACGCTCGGCTGCGCGGCGCTGGTCGCGTCGGCCGCGGTCCGCGCCGACGACAGCCTGACCGCGGCCGACGAGGCGGTCGGCGCGCTGGTCGCCGGATTGGTGTACAGCGTGGTGATCGTTGCGACGGTCTCGGCGCTGGCTCCGTCGGGACCGACTGATCCGGCAGAGGCGCTGGCGCCCATCGTGTTCGGCGCCGTCATCGGGTTGGGCGCCGCGATGCTGCGTGGCAAGGCATGGCGGCGGCTGCTGCGCACCGCGCCACCGGCGCTGCGTGCAGGAGTCCGCGGGGCCGTCGGAGTCGTCGCGGCCCTCCTCACGGCCGGGGCGCTCGCCGTCGGGGTGGGTCTGCTGCTCGATCTCCCCACGGCCATCGAGCTCTCCAGACAGATCGCCCCGACCTTCGGCGGCGGGCTGGGGATGATGGTGCTTGGCTTTGCGTTGCTGCCAAATGCCGCAGTCGCCGGGGCCGGTTATGCCGGTCTGGTGGGCTTCCGGTTCGCCAGCGGCAGCTATTCGCCGTTGGACACCACCGCGACCGAGCTACCCGCGATGCCGCTGTTCGCCGCGATGCCGGGAGCGCACGCTCTCGACCCGATCGCCCTCGGCTGGCTCCTGCTCCCGCTGGCCGCCGCAGTGGCCGCCGGTGTGCGGATCCGGCGGCAGCTGGCGGACACCGCCGATCGGGCTCTGGCGGTCGCGGTTGCGGCTGCGGCTGCCGGGATCGGGACGGCTGCCCTGGCGGCGATCGCCGGCGGAGGACTGGTCGGCCGCCAAGCGCTGGTGTTGACCGTCCCGGTGGGCCCGCTCGCCGCGGTGGTCGCAGTGCTGGTGGCACTGGTCGCCGGCGCGCTCTGCGTCCTTCCGGACAGCGGCGGACGGTCGGCGCGAGCGGCAGTGCGCGCGGAACGTGCGCAGACGGCGGACCCGGCCCCCGACACCGCTACGACCGAACCGGATACCGACATCGATCCGGACACCGACACAGAGCCGGCCACGGACACGGACACGGACCCGGACACGGACCCGGACACTGACCCGGACACCGACACCGACACCGACACCGACACCGACACCGACACCGACACCGACACCGACACCGACACCGAACCGGATACCGAACCGGACACCGACACTGACCCGGACGCCGACGCCGCACCGGCCGCCGACACCGATGCGCCGCCGCCCGAGCCCGAGCCCGAGCCGGCGCTCGAGCCGGAGTCCAAGTCCAGGCCGGAGCCGGAGTCCGAGACCGAGCTGGAACCGGAGCCGGGGCCTGAAGCAGCCGACAGTGTGGCGCACTCGGTGGAAGCAGCACCGAACGATGCCGCACCCGGTGAGAGGGATCTACCTGCCGAGACCCGGACGGCAGAGCTCAGGGCCGACGAGACCCTGCCCGACGAGACCCTGCCCGACGAGGCCCTGCCCGACAAGGCCCTGCCCGACGAGGTCGGATCAGAGGAGCGGACAACCGGGGCGGGGACCCGGCCGCACCCCCTCGACACCGCTCATTAGGCTGGTCCGGACCGGGTTCGGCCATCACCCGAACAGCCGCACCCACCTGCCCGCCGCGACCGGAAGACCCGTGTGACCCAGGATTCCCGTGTGACCGAACCGGTTCCCGCCGATCCGCGCACCGCGGCCGACGGCGACAGCGATGCGCCGACTGACTCCGTCCGTCGGGTCGTGGTGCTGATCTCCGGCGGCGGATCCAACTTGGCCGCGCTGCTGCTGGCGCAGAGCGATCCCGGCTACGGCGCACGGGTCGTTGCCGTCGGCGCCGACCGGCGCAGCGCCGGTGGGCTGCAATTGGCGGCCGACGCCGGTGTCCCCACCTTCGTCACCAGCGTCCGTGACTTCGACGAACGCGCCGCCTGGGACGCCGCCCTGACCGATGCGGTCGCTGAGCAGCGTCCTGATCTGATCGTCTCCGCAGGCTTTCTCAAGCTGGTGGGCGATCAGTTCCTGGCGGCCTTCGGCGACCGGTACCTGAACACCCACAACGCCCTGCTGCCGGCGTTCCCGGGCATGCACGGCCCGGCCGACGCGCTGGCGTACGGCGTCCGGATCGCCGGGGCGACATTGTTCTTCGTCGACGGCGGCATCGACACCGGACCGATCGTCGCGCAGGTGGCAGTTCCGGTCCTGCCGGACGACGACGTCGACACCCTCACCGAACGCATCAAGATCGCCGAGCGTGCCCAGCTGGTCGAGTACATCGGCCGGTTGGCGCGCGACGGTTGGACCATCGACGGCAGGAAGGTCACCACCCCATGAGCGACACCCCCAGCACCGACACCGCCCGCACCGACACCGATGCCGCGCCCGACGGACGTCGCCGGATCCGGCGCGCACTCGTCTCCGTCTACGACAAGACGGGTGTGCTCGAGCTGGCGCAGCAACTGCACGCTGCGGGGGTCGAGATCGTCTCCACCGGATCGACCGGTGCAACGATCGCCGGTGCCGGGATCCCGGTGACCCAGGTGGAGGACGTCACCGGGTTCGCCGAGATCCTCGACGGACGGGTGAAGACGCTGCATCCGAAGGTGCACGGTGGTCTGCTTGCCGACACCCGCATCCCCGAACACCTGGAAACCATTGCGGCATCGGGTATCGCGCCGTTCGAGTTGCTGGTGAGCAACCTGTATCCCTTCCGCGAGACCGTCGCCTCCGGCGCGAGTGTCGACGAGTGTGTCGAACAGATCGACATCGGCGGGCCGGCCATGGTGCGGGCTGCGGCGAAGAACCATCCCAGCGTCGCCGTGGTCACCGATCCGGCCGACTACCCGGCGCTGGCAACCGCGCTGACCGCGGGCGGGTTCACCCTGGCGGAGCGAAAAGCACTGGCGGCCAGAGCTTTTCGGCACACCGCCAGCTACGACGTGAGCGTCGCCTCGTGGATGGGGACGGTGTTGAGTCCGGAGCAGGACGCGGCCTTCCCGGCCTGGACCGGCGTCACGTGGGAACGTCAGCAGGCGCTGCGGTACGGCGAGAATCCGCATCAGCCCGCTGCGTTGTACCGGCACTGGCGCGGTGGCCTGGCGACCGCAGCGCAGTTGCACGGCAAGGAGATGAGCTACAACAACTACGTCGACATCGACGCGGCCTGGCGGGCGGCCAACGACTTCGACGGACCGTCCGTGGCGATCATCAAACACGCCAACCCCTGCGGGATCGCGACGGTCCCGGACGGGGACGATGCTGCCATCGCGCTCGCCCACGAGCGCGCGCTGGCCTGCGATCCGACCTCGGCCTTCGGTGGGGTGATCGCGGTCAACCGGCCGGTGACGGTACGGCTCGCGGAACAGATCGCCGACGTCTTCACCGAGGTCCTGCTCGCGCCCGGATACGAGCAGGGCGCGGTGGATGTGTTGGCGCGCAGCAAGAACATCCGGCTCCTCGAGATGCCCCGCTCGGCTGTCGCGGAGCCCTGGGAGTTCCGTGCCATCTCCGGCGGCATCCTCGCGCAGATCCGCGATGGCATCGATGCACCGGGTGATGATCCGCAGAGTTGGACGCTGGCGTCGGGTGAACCTGCTGACGAGGCGACGCTGGCTGATCTGGTCTTCGCCTGGCGCGCGTGCCGCAGCGTCAAGTCGAACGCCATCCTGCTGGCCAAGGACGCCGCCTCCGTCGGGATCGGCATGGGCCAGGTGAACCGGGTCGACTCGTGCAAACTCGCCGTCGAGCGAGCGGGGTCGCGGGCGGCCGGTTCGGTGGCCGCCAGCGATGCGTTCTTCCCGTTCGACGACGGTCCTCGGGTGCTGTTCGATGCGGGCGTCCGCGCTGTCGTGCAGCCTGGAGGTTCGGTCCGTGACCACCTCACCATCGATGCCGCACAGGCGGCCGGGGTGACCATGTACCTCACCGGTACCCGGCACTTCTTCCACTGACGTACTGGCCGGACACTGCGGGGGAGCGACGATGGAACTGACCGGATCCTCGTACGAGAGCGAGGACTTCATCGAGGTCGATCTCTGGGGGAAGTCGTTGTCCGACATCACCTTCACCAGCTGCGACTTCGCCGGAGCCGGGCTGTCGGAGGTCCGCACCGAAAAGGTCACCTTCACCGACTGCTCGTTCGTCGGCGCCGAGCTGCACGGCTCGCAGCACCGTTTCTCGAGCTTCGTGAACTGCACCTTCGACCGGACCTCCTGGCACGGCGCGACCCTCACCGGCTGTCGACTGCTGGGATCCACCTTCACCAGCTGCAGACTGCGTCCGATCACCCTGACCGACTGCGATCTGTCGCTCTGCTCGCTGGCCGGGGAACGGTTGATGGGAACCGATTTCTCGGGCGTCCGGCTGCGGGAGGCGAACCTCACCGGCGCCGATCTGAGCAGGTGCACCTTCGCGGGTGCTGACCTGACCGGGGCCCGCGCCGGCGGGGCGATCCTGAAGGATGCGGACCTGCGGGGCGCGAGGATCGACACACCGTTCTGGGTCGCGGCGAAGGTGGTGGGCGCGAAGGTCGACATCGACCAGGCGCTGCTCTACGCCGCAGCGCACGGACTGGTGCTGCAGGAGCCGTCGGCGGAGCGCTGAGTGGCGCACCCGGACGGGGCCCACACGTCGACATGGCAGGATCAGATCCCGTGACAGCAACGATCCTCGACGGCAAGGCCACCCTGCGGGCGGTCAAGAGCGAGCTGGCTTCCCGGGTGGCCGCGCTGGCGGAGCGGGGCATCGTCCCCGGGCTGGGCACGGTGATCGTCGGTGACGATCCCGGTAGCGCCATCTATGTCGGGCTCAAGCACAAGGACTGCGCGGAGATCGGGATCAACTCGATCATGCGCACGCTGCCGGCGACGGCGACGCAGGACGATGTGCACGCCGTCGTCGACGAACTGAACGCCGACCCGGCCTGCACCGCCTTCCTGGTCCAACAGCCCACCGGTTTGGACGAGTTCGCGATCCTCGCGCGGGTCGACCCGGCCAAGGACGTCGACGGACTGCACCCGTTCAATCTGGGCTCGATCGTGCTCGGCGAACCAGCGCCCGAGCCGTGCACCCCGGCCGGGATCATCGAGCTGCTGCGGCGCTTCGACGTGCCGATCTCCGGATCGCACACCGTGATCGTCGGGCGGGGGACCACCGTCGGCCGCCCGCTCGGGCTGCTGATGTCCCGACGCACCGAGAACGCCACCGTCACCCTCTGCCACACCGGCACCCGCGATCTCGCTGTCCACGTCCGTCAGGCGGACATCGTGGTGGCCGCGGCCGGCGTCCCCGGCATCATCACGGCAGCAATGGTCAAGCCGGGCGCTGCCGTGCTCGATGTCGGCGTCAGCAAGATCGACGGCAGGATCGCCGGTGATGTCGCTGCTGACGTGGCCGAGGTCGCCGGGTTCGTGGCCCCGAACCCGGGTGGTGTCGGACCGATGACCCGGGCCATGTTGCTCGGCAACGTGGTCGCTGCCGCCGAACGTCTCGCCGGCTGAGCACCCGGGCACCGTCGTGAACCCACTGCTGCGACGTCGGCTGCCGATCATCATCGTGCTGGTGATCGTGCTCGTCGGGCTGGGGCTGATCTTCCTCGGACACTGGCGGCGCGGATCGGTGGTGATCGGGGTGGCGGCACTGGTCGGATCCGGTCTGCGGGTCGGCATCGCGGAGCGTGATGTCGGTGTGCTCGCCGTCCGCAGCAAGCAGTTCGACATCGGCTTCCTGGTCACCATCGCTGCGGTGTTCATCGGCCTCGCCGTGTTCGCGAACTGAGCCTCAGAACAGCGGCAGCACGGCCCGCAGGGTCGAGCTGACCTCGGCGCGATCAGCATCACGACCGGTGGCCAGCAGTACCAGCCGCACGTCGTGCAGGTCGTCCGAGCCGGATCCGACATCGAAGACGTCCTCGAACCCGCCCCGCGCACCGGCCTTTCGGGCGCACAGTGCGCGCAGCGCTGCGGCGACCCGGCGCAGTGCCAGCGGCAGCACCAGGGGTTCGACCACCGGTCCCGCATTCTCCAACGCCCGCACGGACAACCGCAGGTCCAGGCCGTGCACCACCAGTTCGATGAGCCGGGTGAGCAGGAAGTCCGAGAGCCGGATGATCCCGCCGGGCGCGCGGACCGGGCTGTCGTCAGGCCCCAACGAGATCAACGTCCGCCCAGCCGTCGCCCAGGCCTCATCCAGCTCGCCGCCTCGATCGGTGCGTGCGGCGGCCTTCCGGGTCGATCGCTGCCGGATGAGCGCGGAACGCTGCTGATAGCCGGTCAGGTAGGCCAGCACCGAAAGCGGCGGTTCGGTGTCACGCTCGTCGGCCGGACGGAGATCGCCGATGGTCTCGACGCTGGTTGCCAGATGGGACAACAGCTCGTCGATCGACCACCCACGCAGGGTGCTCGGCCTGGCGAGGATCGACGGCGGGACCGCGTCGACCCAGGCGCGGATGGCACCCCATTGGGCGGCGTGCAGCAGCGCGGTGAACGGGCCGGCCGCACCGGTGGGGGAGAGCTCCGCAGTCGGGGCCGCGCCGGATCGCGTCGTGCTGGTCATCGGGTGAGTATCCCGCACCGGCGGTGCCGGGCGTGCCCGCACGAGCCCTCCGACTGTCGGCGCGGAGACCCCTTGCAGTACGCTCGTACTGCAAACTCCAGGCGCAGAGAAGGGCCCAAGAACCATGGCGAAGATCAAGGTCACCGGAACCGTCGTCGAACTCGACGGTGACGAGATGACACGCATCATCTGGCAGTTCATCAAGGACAAGCTGATCCTGCCCTACCTGGACGTCGACCTGGAGTACTACGACCTGGGTATCGAGCACCGCGACGCCACCGACGACCAGGTGACCATCGACTCGGCGAACGCCATCAAGAAGCACGGCGTCGGAGTCAAGTGCGCCACGATCACTCCCGACGAGGCCCGCGTCGAGGAGTTCGGCCTCAAGGAGATGTGGAAGTCGCCCAACGGCACCATCCGCAACATCCTCGGCGGCGTGATCTTCCGCGAGCCGATCATCATCTCGAACATCCCGCGGCTGGTGCCGGGCTGGACGAAGCCGATCATCATCGGCCGCCACGCGCACGGTGACCAGTACAAGACCCAGAACTTCAAGGTTCCGGGCGCCGGCACCCTGACCATCGCCTTCACCCCGAAGGACGGCAGCAAGCCGATGGAGTTCAAGGTCGCCGACTTCGGCCCCGACGGCGGCGTCGCGATGGGCATGTACAACTTCACCAACTCGATCATCGATTTCGCCCGCGCCTCGTTCAACTACGGCCTGCAGCGCGAGTACCCGGTCTACCTGTCGACGAAGAACACCATCCTCAAGGCCTACGACGGCGCCTTCAAGGACATCTTCCAGCAGATCTTCGAGTCGGAGTTCAAGGCTGATTTCGATGCCAAGGGACTCACTTACGAGCACCGGCTGATCGACGACATGGTCGCCTCCGCGATGAAGTGGGAGGGTGGCTACGTCTGGGCGTGCAAGAACTACGACGGTGACGTGCAGTCCGACACCGTGGCGCAGGGCTTCGGCTCGCTCGGCCTGATGACCTCCGTGCTGATGACCCCCGACGGCCAGACCGTCGAGGCGGAGGCCGCCCACGGCACCGTCACCCGGCACTACCGCCAGCACCAGCAGGGCAAGCCGACCTCCACCAACCCGATCGCCTCGATCTATGCGTGGACCGGTGGCCTGAGGCACCGCGGCAAGCTTGACGGCACCCCCGAGGTGACGGCCTTCGCCGAGACCCTCGAGGACGTCGTCATCAAGACTGTCGAGAGCGGCGCGATGACCAAGGACCTCGCCCTGCTGGTCGGTCCCGACCAGCAGTGGCAGACCACCGAGGACTTCCTGTCGACGCTGGATGAGAACCTCAAGGCCCGCCTCGGCTGAACGCCCTCTTCGGCTCGGTGCCGCGGATGAGGGCGCTGCTGTGCAGGCTTCGCTGGACGCGCGGGTTCGCAGGCTCACCCGCGCGTCTGGCGCTGCAGAGGGCTGCGCACCACCCTCATCCGCGGCCCCGGGTAGAGCGGTTGCGTCCATCCTTCGGTGGTGGAGCAAACGACGAAGCGCGTCGAGACCCTGTCAGATCATCGACGGGGTCTCGCTCTCAGTGCCCCGCAACCACTGTCAGTCGTCAGCCGAGGCGACCACGCAGTCGCTGCTGCCGCCGTAGGTCGCGATCTTGTAGTCGATGACGGCCAGCGCGAACTGCAGCTCGTGCAGATGCCGGCGCAGGGCCGCGCGGTGCTCGGTGAGCAGCGCCAGCCGCTGCGGCTCGGTGCCGATGCCCTCCCGGGTCAGCTCGAAGTAGGAGGCGATCACCCGGACCGGCATGCCGGTCAGCCGCAGCCGGGTGATGAAGACCAGCCGGGACAGAGACGGCAGGTCGTAGGCACGATGGCCGCCGGCATCGCGTGGGACCTCGACCAGGCCGATGCGCTCGTAGTAGCGCAGTGTGTGTGGGCTCAGTGCGAGCAGTTCGGCCGCCTCCGCGACGGTCAGCGGGTGATCCAGCGTTGCCGGCAGCGGCGCCAGGCCGGCCAGCGCAACGGTCAGCTCCGGTAGTTCGGTTGCCGGTGTGCTGGCGAGCGCGCTGCGGAGCACCTCGGTGCCGCGAGAGGTGGGATCGATGGGATCCGATCCGGGCAGCGAGATCGACGTGGTGGCTGTCATGACTGTGACGGTAGGCCTTCGAGCGCGCTCGAAGTCGACCGGGTGACCGGCTCGTCCGACACGGATCCGACGTCCGCATCCCTACGATGACGTGCATGACGACAACGGGGTGGATGCAGGTCAGGGGCGGGCTCGGCGGGAACCGTCGATGGCGGCAGGCCCGTCGCGGACGGCGGGCCGCGACGTCTGTGGCGTTGGTTGCCGTACTGGTGGCCGGGTGCGGGGGCGAGGTTGCCGGAGTCGCTGCCCGCGGGGCCCGCACTGCGGCCTCGGTGGAGAGGCCGTCTCTGCCCAGCGACACCGGATCGGCCGGCACCCCGGCCACGACCAGCCTGCCGACGACCAGCAGCCGACCCGCCCCGACGGGGCCAGGGACCACGCCCCCGGAGACCACGCCACCCGAGACCAGGACCACGCCACCGGAGACCACGCGCTCGGGTGCAGAGCCCACGAGCCGGGCGACGACCTCGGCGGCGGTCACGGCCACCCTGGGCGACAGCGGCGCCATCGAGGTCGGATCACCGTCCGCGAAGATCGTCCTGGACGTGTACGAGGAGCCGATGTGTCCGCCGTGCGCCACCTTCGCTGCGCGTTACGGCCCGGACATTGCGGCCGCTGCGCTGTCGGGCAAGGCCAGAGTGCGGTTCCGGATCGCCAACTTCCTCGACAAGCAGTCGCACTCGAAGAACTACTCGACCCGGGCCATCGCCGCGCTGCTCACCGTGCTGGCCTACGACCGCGACGCCCGGACGCTGCTGGCCGTGCAGGACGCGATCTTCGACGACCGGAACCAGCCGATCGAGGGCTCGGACGCCGATCTCTCCGACGCCCAACTGGCCACGCTCGCACAGCAGCACGGTGCCGGTACGGAATCCGTGGCGGCCATCCGCACAGGGCTGGTCCGGAAGACGGCCGCGGCCACCGCCCGGCTCACCCGGTCGTACATGACCGCACAGAAGGTCAGCGGTGTGCCGTGGGTCCAGGTGGACGGCCGCGCGGTCGACCTCGACGACCCGCAGTGGCTCTCGAAGGCACTGACCGGCTGACGCGGTCGGACCGGCAGCGCGCGGGATGAGAACATGGACCACCGTGAGCACCGAGAACACGATCAACACCAGGTCCGCCGAGCGAGCACCCGCTGCGGGAGCTCCCGCCGGGACACCGGCGGTCCGCCCCCGGGTGTTGTCCGGAATCCAGCCGACGTCCGACTCCTTCCACGTCGGCAACTATCTCGGCGCGCTGCGGCAGTGGGTGTCGATGCAGCAGACCCACGACGCGTTCTACTGCGTCGTCGATCTGCACGCCATCACGGTGGAGACCGACCCGACGCTGCTCCGCGATCGCACCAGGATCGCGGCGGCCCAGCTGCTCGCCCTCGGCATCGATCCGCAGCGCTCCACCCTGTTCGTGCAGTCGCACGTGCCTGCTCACACCCAGTTGAGCTGGGTCCTGGAATGTCAGACCGGCTTCGGCGAGGCCGGCCGGATGACGCAGTTCAAGGACAAGTCGGCCCGCAACGGTGCCGACCGCTCCAGCGTCGGGCTGTTCACCTATCCGGTGCTGATGGCCTCGGACATCCTGGCGTACCAGGCCGATCAGGTGCCCGTCGGTGAGGACCAGCGCCAGCACCTGGAACTCACCCGGAACCTGGCCCAGCGCTTCAACTCCCGGTTCGGCCAGACCTTCGTCGTACCGGAGCCCTACATCGTGAAGGAGACCGCGAAGGTCTACGACCTCACCGAGCCGACGGCCAAGATGAGCAAGTCCTCGCCCGGTGGCTCACTCGATCTGCTGGCGCCGATCAAGACCTCGGTCAAGCAGATCAAGAGCGCGGTGACGGACACCGAGCGGGAGGTCCGGTTCGACCCGGAACACAAACCGGGTGTGTCGAACCTGCTCAGCCTGGTGTCGGTGCTCGGCGGGACGTCGATCGCCGATCTGGAGCGTGAGTTCGACGGCAAGGGGTACGGGGATCTCAAGGGGCGACTGGCCGAGGTCTTCACCGAGTTCGTCACTCCCTTGCAGTCGCGGGTGGCCGAGCTGCTCGACGACCGTGCCGAGCTCGATCGCCTCCTCGCGGCAGGCGCGGTCAAGGCCAGAACGGTCGCCGATGCCACGGTCGCCGCCGTCTATGAAAGAGTCGGCTTCCTCGCAGGCTGATCCCACCGATCGGAAGGCTCCGTGATGGCATCCCCCGCACCGACGTCGCTGGAGCAGCAGCCGATGATCCCCGGGCCCGACGGTCGTGACCCATTCGAATCGGCGAAGGTCGGCGTGGGGAAGGACGAGCCGGAGGTCAAGAAGGACCCCACCCGCATCCAGCGGTTGCTCGCCAAGCCGTGGCTCAAGCACGTGATTGCCGCGTTCAGCCGGTTCAACGACCGGCTGGCACCGCAGTTCGCCGGCGCCATCACCTACTTCTCCTTCCTCGCGCTCGTGCCGATCCTGATGGTCGCCTTCGGCATCACCGCGATCGTGCTGCGCGGCAACCAGGGTGCGCTGGACACCATCAGGGAGAAGGCTGCCGAACAGATCCCCGGTGACCTGACGACAACGATCATCGACGGGGCGCTCGACAGTGGGAAAGCGATCGGGATCGTCGGGCTGGTGATCGCGATCTACTCCGGTGTCAGCTGGATGGGCAATGTACGGGAGGCCGTGCAGGCCCAGTGGCGCCCGACGTTTGAGAAGAACGAGGAGGAGAAGGCGCAGAGCATCGTCAGCTTCATCCTGCAGAACCTGGTGACCATGTTCAGCCTCGCCGGCGCACTGCTGGTGTCCCTGGTGCTGACCACGGTCGGCGGTGCCGCGCAGAGCTTCGTACTCGGGCTGCTCGGTCTGGACAACATCAGCTGGTTGAAGCCGCTCGTCGCGGTGGTCACCTTCGCCATCGTGATCGCCGCCGACGTGCTCATCTTCATGTGGTTCTACCGGCGGATGGAGATCGACGACTTCACCCCCGCGCCGGGGGCGGTGTTCAAGGGCGCAGTGATCGTCGCCGTGGTCTTCGAGGTGCTCAAGCTGGCGATGACGTTCGTCTTCCCGCTCATGACGGGGTCGGCCGCGTTCACGATCTTCGGGCCCATCCTCCTGCTGCTGTTCTTCTTCAACCTCGTCGCCCAGGTGGTGCTGTTCGTCGCCGCCTGGATCGCGACGGCCCCGGGCGCGGCCGACGAGCGTACGAACGACCTGCCGGAGATCCCCGGCCCGGTCGTGGTCGTGCACAACGACGGGCCCGTCCGCACGGCCGGCATGGTGGGCGCGGGCGCGCTCGCTGGC from Nakamurella sp. A5-74 harbors:
- a CDS encoding YhjD/YihY/BrkB family envelope integrity protein; this translates as MASPAPTSLEQQPMIPGPDGRDPFESAKVGVGKDEPEVKKDPTRIQRLLAKPWLKHVIAAFSRFNDRLAPQFAGAITYFSFLALVPILMVAFGITAIVLRGNQGALDTIREKAAEQIPGDLTTTIIDGALDSGKAIGIVGLVIAIYSGVSWMGNVREAVQAQWRPTFEKNEEEKAQSIVSFILQNLVTMFSLAGALLVSLVLTTVGGAAQSFVLGLLGLDNISWLKPLVAVVTFAIVIAADVLIFMWFYRRMEIDDFTPAPGAVFKGAVIVAVVFEVLKLAMTFVFPLMTGSAAFTIFGPILLLLFFFNLVAQVVLFVAAWIATAPGAADERTNDLPEIPGPVVVVHNDGPVRTAGMVGAGALAGFLAGMRRRRR
- the trpS gene encoding tryptophan--tRNA ligase, whose protein sequence is MLSGIQPTSDSFHVGNYLGALRQWVSMQQTHDAFYCVVDLHAITVETDPTLLRDRTRIAAAQLLALGIDPQRSTLFVQSHVPAHTQLSWVLECQTGFGEAGRMTQFKDKSARNGADRSSVGLFTYPVLMASDILAYQADQVPVGEDQRQHLELTRNLAQRFNSRFGQTFVVPEPYIVKETAKVYDLTEPTAKMSKSSPGGSLDLLAPIKTSVKQIKSAVTDTEREVRFDPEHKPGVSNLLSLVSVLGGTSIADLEREFDGKGYGDLKGRLAEVFTEFVTPLQSRVAELLDDRAELDRLLAAGAVKARTVADATVAAVYERVGFLAG